A stretch of the Planctomycetia bacterium genome encodes the following:
- the tssI gene encoding type VI secretion system tip protein VgrG translates to MPRFSQQNHPLQVTTPLGTDKLLAFDLSGSEAISQLYHFRLECYAHLEDAIDFDKLLGESISVRLEVPGKKYRFFSGICSRISQGSSDSEFTHYSLEVVPALWFLTKKRQSRIFQHKSVPDILKEVLQGFSFQLSLQGTFEPRDYCVQYRETDFAFASRLMEEEGIFYYFKHDESGAKMVLGNSPSAHDPIPHNEKVTLVDSGFGIDQNREHILELAKTQEVISGKITLWDHCFELPHRNLEATKANQATITVGAKSMKLVQAKSTNLEQYDYPGAYAQRFDGINKGGGEQASELQKIFTDNTRTVGIRSQQEMARGISLTGASTCRRLVPGHKATFESIPDAKIGKIMQADGQYVITQISHHCRSDNYRSNQGDSLYRNSFHCIPLALPFRPQRATPKPVIPGSQTAVVVGPPGQEIFTDKYGRVKVQFHWDRQGTKDADSSCWVRVATSWAGKGWGMLHIPRIGQEVVVDFLEGDPDQPIIVGSVWNAEQMPHYKLPDDQNKSYLKSNTTPGGDGFNEIRFDDTKGKEQIFLHAARNCDTRVKNDDFETVLGNQHLIVGDNKNGKKYDRIEEINRDQHTKIGRHQNENIGGNYLLTVGYNEAGSGNMDVKIEKDHKMAVDGNDHLVVKESSLEKIGKDKVINAASSILTDAGSGILLNAAQEIYIKAGMNIILEAGTQISLKVGGNFVDVSAAGVAINGTMVLINSGGAAASGTLKKGPDAEEAKKAEPVAPKLADDSKSGQKSCAG, encoded by the coding sequence ATGCCTCGTTTCTCACAGCAGAATCACCCTTTGCAGGTCACCACACCCCTGGGCACAGACAAGCTACTGGCATTTGATCTCAGTGGATCCGAAGCCATTTCACAACTCTATCATTTTCGTCTTGAATGCTACGCGCATCTGGAAGATGCCATTGATTTTGACAAGTTGCTGGGCGAGAGCATCAGTGTCAGGCTCGAAGTGCCCGGTAAGAAGTATCGCTTCTTCAGTGGCATCTGCTCGCGTATCAGCCAGGGATCGAGTGACAGTGAATTTACACACTATTCCCTCGAGGTTGTACCAGCTTTATGGTTCCTGACCAAAAAACGACAGTCCCGCATTTTCCAGCATAAGAGTGTACCCGACATTCTCAAGGAAGTCTTGCAGGGATTTTCTTTTCAACTGAGCCTCCAGGGTACGTTTGAGCCTCGCGATTACTGTGTCCAATATCGCGAAACAGATTTTGCTTTTGCCAGTCGGCTCATGGAGGAAGAAGGCATCTTTTATTATTTCAAGCATGATGAGAGTGGCGCCAAGATGGTGTTGGGAAATTCACCATCCGCGCATGATCCAATCCCCCATAATGAAAAAGTCACTCTGGTAGATAGCGGGTTCGGCATCGACCAGAATCGTGAACACATTCTTGAATTAGCCAAAACTCAGGAGGTAATTTCGGGAAAAATAACGCTCTGGGATCATTGTTTCGAGTTGCCTCATAGAAATCTGGAGGCTACCAAAGCGAATCAGGCAACTATTACTGTCGGCGCAAAATCAATGAAACTGGTGCAGGCAAAAAGCACGAATCTCGAACAATATGATTATCCCGGTGCCTACGCTCAACGTTTCGATGGAATAAACAAAGGTGGTGGCGAGCAAGCCAGCGAACTGCAGAAAATATTTACAGATAATACACGAACTGTCGGAATTCGTTCCCAGCAGGAAATGGCCAGGGGCATCAGTCTGACGGGCGCCAGTACCTGTCGTCGTCTGGTACCCGGACACAAAGCAACTTTCGAGTCCATTCCTGATGCAAAAATTGGGAAGATCATGCAGGCTGATGGCCAATATGTGATAACGCAAATTTCACACCATTGCCGTTCGGATAACTATCGCAGTAATCAAGGAGATTCCCTGTATCGGAATTCGTTCCACTGCATTCCGCTTGCCTTACCGTTTCGTCCCCAGAGGGCAACACCCAAACCCGTTATTCCGGGTTCACAAACAGCGGTGGTGGTCGGGCCGCCTGGCCAGGAAATATTCACTGATAAGTACGGGCGGGTGAAGGTTCAGTTTCACTGGGATCGTCAGGGAACTAAAGATGCAGACAGTTCCTGCTGGGTGCGGGTTGCCACCTCCTGGGCTGGTAAAGGCTGGGGTATGCTCCATATTCCACGCATCGGGCAGGAAGTTGTGGTCGATTTCCTCGAAGGCGATCCCGATCAACCCATTATCGTTGGCAGTGTCTGGAATGCTGAGCAGATGCCTCATTACAAGCTGCCCGACGATCAGAATAAAAGTTATCTCAAGAGCAACACTACTCCAGGAGGAGACGGATTCAACGAAATTCGTTTCGATGACACGAAGGGCAAAGAACAGATTTTCTTACACGCTGCACGGAATTGTGACACGCGAGTGAAAAATGATGATTTTGAAACAGTGCTGGGCAACCAGCATCTGATCGTTGGTGATAATAAAAATGGCAAAAAGTATGATCGGATCGAGGAGATAAACCGCGATCAACACACCAAGATCGGCAGGCATCAGAACGAGAACATTGGTGGAAACTATTTGTTGACGGTCGGGTACAATGAAGCTGGTTCGGGCAACATGGATGTAAAAATCGAGAAAGACCACAAGATGGCGGTCGACGGTAACGATCACCTCGTAGTTAAAGAATCGAGTTTGGAGAAGATTGGTAAGGACAAAGTGATTAATGCTGCCAGCAGTATTCTCACCGATGCAGGATCGGGTATTCTGCTCAATGCTGCTCAGGAAATTTACATCAAAGCGGGCATGAATATCATTCTGGAGGCTGGCACGCAAATCAGCCTGAAAGTAGGTGGTAATTTTGTTGATGTCAGCGCCGCCGGAGTTGCCATCAACGGCACAATGGTGTTAATCAACAGCGGCGGGGCGGCTGCTTCTGGCACTCTCAAGAAAGGTCCGGACGCAGAAGAAGCAAAGAAAGCCGAACCAGTAGCACCCAAGTTGGCAGATGATTCGAAATCGGGTCAGAAATCCTGTGCAGGCTAA
- a CDS encoding PAAR domain-containing protein, translating to MPPAARVGDMHVCPMVTGVVPHVGGPILPPGCPTVLIGFMPPARQGDMATCVGPPDAIAMGSPTVLIGNMMAARLGDPTVHGGSIVVGFPQVMIG from the coding sequence ATGCCACCGGCAGCACGCGTAGGCGATATGCATGTTTGTCCCATGGTTACCGGTGTGGTTCCGCATGTCGGTGGCCCTATCCTGCCGCCTGGCTGCCCAACAGTATTGATTGGCTTCATGCCTCCAGCACGTCAGGGTGATATGGCGACGTGTGTTGGGCCACCCGATGCAATTGCCATGGGTAGCCCGACCGTGTTAATAGGTAATATGATGGCTGCCAGACTGGGTGACCCCACGGTGCATGGTGGTTCGATTGTGGTCGGCTTTCCCCAAGTCATGATTGGATAA
- a CDS encoding carboxypeptidase regulatory-like domain-containing protein produces the protein MNYPRVYATLTLLLFMWIPAAWAQERITLLIGTEANANRAQDRFETLPLRPNTELPLYLFLRNDEIIDEKLALKIFCRSNDGEVLLKQLDDITLMSKNIQEILIKLEKPLQVPNGNELIFSVLDKKDKDKEILRKSVKLKIMKPEEYLKFTPELDKNGNLKVDIKRENNFRGPECRLELDCSALRNLLPGQEFAGSLLDSINATDKENAVLALQQLKFKKNAVDDGFISIKVDGVPRAKVYVTNMVPGTGLKSLPDRNVIRFNGPTYWKPDPENKYKARIEVDNLEVEDAKINVYFDRANIGSMNLLRSYPSTRQIDLAFSSSDKGVFSIKPIVQDWPLEIVSEGLNGERKFEAELVKKDDSPLGERAKWTVVFSKERPKNIRISLNESKQKFQLGEKVLATATAESPTGISKAFFFLGDVAPKEPEKLIPATESDKSNSWQANVTLPDQKGRAKLGVVMENGVGLTSTHIMDVLIEDPAMSSSKEKLATIKGNVVQGDRPQRGLTVALFDDKKMPVKTTKTDDSGNFTFTDLNAGSYILVCQREDNAQAREVVTVEKGGEKTVTLSLER, from the coding sequence ATGAATTATCCAAGAGTTTACGCCACCTTAACTCTGCTCTTGTTTATGTGGATTCCAGCAGCATGGGCTCAGGAGAGAATTACTCTATTGATTGGCACTGAAGCGAACGCGAACAGGGCACAGGATCGTTTTGAGACACTTCCACTCAGACCAAACACAGAATTACCACTATACCTTTTCCTCAGAAATGATGAAATTATCGATGAAAAACTGGCATTGAAGATCTTCTGCCGGAGCAATGATGGTGAAGTGTTGTTGAAACAACTGGATGACATTACTCTTATGAGTAAGAACATTCAGGAAATACTGATCAAACTGGAGAAACCACTTCAGGTACCAAATGGAAACGAATTAATATTCAGCGTTCTGGATAAAAAAGATAAAGATAAAGAGATCCTTCGCAAGTCAGTCAAGCTCAAAATCATGAAACCTGAAGAATATCTCAAGTTTACGCCGGAACTTGACAAAAATGGTAATTTAAAAGTGGACATTAAACGCGAAAACAACTTTCGCGGTCCTGAATGCAGGTTGGAACTCGACTGTTCTGCCTTGCGTAATCTTCTGCCGGGCCAGGAGTTCGCAGGGAGCCTGCTTGATTCCATTAACGCAACTGACAAGGAAAATGCTGTTCTTGCACTCCAGCAACTCAAGTTTAAGAAAAATGCAGTTGATGATGGTTTCATTTCCATCAAAGTAGACGGCGTACCTCGTGCAAAAGTTTATGTGACCAATATGGTGCCTGGCACGGGCTTGAAAAGCCTGCCTGATCGAAATGTGATTCGTTTTAATGGCCCAACCTACTGGAAACCAGATCCGGAAAATAAGTATAAAGCTCGAATCGAGGTGGATAATCTGGAAGTGGAAGATGCCAAAATCAATGTTTATTTCGATCGTGCTAATATTGGAAGCATGAATCTTCTTAGATCTTATCCCAGCACTCGACAAATTGACTTGGCGTTCAGCAGTTCTGATAAAGGAGTTTTCTCCATTAAACCGATCGTCCAGGATTGGCCACTGGAGATAGTATCTGAAGGATTGAATGGAGAACGTAAATTTGAAGCGGAGTTAGTCAAAAAAGATGATTCGCCACTAGGTGAAAGAGCAAAATGGACGGTTGTCTTCAGTAAAGAACGCCCCAAGAATATCAGGATATCCCTGAATGAAAGTAAGCAGAAGTTTCAGCTTGGCGAAAAGGTATTGGCAACTGCCACTGCTGAAAGTCCAACAGGGATCAGCAAAGCATTTTTCTTCTTAGGAGATGTTGCTCCTAAAGAACCTGAGAAACTGATCCCGGCCACGGAATCTGATAAAAGTAATAGCTGGCAGGCAAACGTGACATTGCCTGATCAAAAAGGCCGAGCCAAGCTAGGCGTTGTCATGGAAAATGGAGTTGGCCTGACTTCCACACATATCATGGATGTGTTGATTGAAGACCCTGCGATGAGTTCTTCAAAAGAAAAACTGGCGACCATTAAGGGGAACGTGGTTCAGGGTGATCGTCCGCAACGAGGACTTACAGTAGCGCTGTTCGATGACAAAAAGATGCCGGTGAAGACCACCAAGACAGACGATAGTGGAAACTTTACCTTCACCGATCTCAATGCTGGAAGTTATATCCTCGTTTGCCAACGCGAAGATAATGCTCAAGCCAGGGAAGTGGTAACGGTAGAAAAAGGTGGGGAAAAAACCGTAACTTTATCATTAGAACGATGA
- a CDS encoding radical SAM protein produces the protein MRVLLVNPPIYDFAAYDYWLKPYGLLKVAGAIRHAAELKLFDYLDREHPLSLAAEPRRDAWNRGTFLSEKIEKPEQFASIPRHYHRFGLPRSLFREYLQREGPFDAVLIQTVMTYWYPGVREVLKDLKQYCPSAKTILGGVYATLCSAHAQSLGVDLVVKGSELQPLWQFLEVEPQIQALPFWEGYPTQKTGVLKLSQGCPFRCSYCSVPLVDPRFYRHSQEKSLMELDWLLQRGVTDVAFYDDALLYQPERILIRFLKEVLQRGYRVNFHTPNALNARFITEELADLLIEAGFKTFHLGFESSAYEWHRHTDRKVYSHELVRAVERLVSAGAKRQNITAYLILGHPQSELQDVEASIHFARDTGIRSMLAEFSPIPGTPDGEACRKWVNLDEPLWHNKTVFPIIRLGWEEVQRLKGIAHLANRNIMQESLVSI, from the coding sequence ATGCGTGTTCTGCTCGTGAATCCTCCGATCTATGATTTCGCAGCCTACGATTACTGGCTGAAGCCTTACGGCTTGTTGAAGGTTGCCGGGGCGATTCGTCATGCTGCGGAGTTGAAACTGTTCGACTACCTGGATCGTGAACATCCACTTTCCTTGGCTGCAGAACCAAGGCGTGATGCATGGAATCGAGGCACCTTTCTATCAGAAAAGATTGAGAAGCCTGAGCAGTTTGCATCCATTCCCAGGCACTATCACCGTTTTGGTTTGCCTCGCTCGCTGTTTCGGGAATATCTGCAGCGGGAAGGACCGTTTGATGCAGTACTGATTCAAACGGTAATGACCTACTGGTATCCAGGTGTACGTGAAGTTCTAAAGGATCTCAAACAATACTGCCCTTCTGCGAAAACCATACTCGGCGGAGTCTATGCCACGCTCTGTTCTGCACATGCTCAATCTCTGGGTGTTGATTTAGTTGTTAAAGGAAGCGAACTGCAACCTCTTTGGCAGTTTCTTGAAGTGGAGCCGCAGATACAGGCATTGCCTTTCTGGGAAGGGTATCCAACGCAGAAAACCGGCGTGCTCAAACTTTCGCAAGGCTGTCCATTTCGTTGCAGTTATTGTTCTGTTCCTCTCGTCGATCCCCGTTTCTATCGTCATTCGCAGGAAAAGTCCCTGATGGAGTTGGATTGGTTACTGCAGCGAGGTGTTACGGATGTAGCTTTCTATGACGATGCCCTGCTCTATCAACCTGAGCGGATACTGATTCGGTTTCTAAAGGAAGTGCTGCAGCGTGGATATCGGGTGAACTTTCACACCCCCAACGCGCTGAATGCTCGGTTCATCACGGAAGAGCTGGCAGATTTGCTGATCGAAGCCGGGTTCAAGACATTTCATCTCGGCTTTGAAAGCAGTGCATATGAATGGCATAGGCATACGGATCGCAAGGTGTACTCGCATGAACTGGTGCGTGCGGTGGAACGATTGGTTTCTGCTGGAGCGAAACGACAGAATATCACCGCGTATCTGATTTTGGGGCACCCTCAATCGGAACTGCAGGATGTGGAAGCATCGATTCATTTTGCACGTGACACTGGCATCCGGTCCATGTTAGCAGAGTTCTCACCCATTCCCGGAACGCCGGATGGTGAAGCCTGCAGGAAGTGGGTCAACCTCGATGAACCGCTCTGGCATAACAAAACGGTATTCCCGATCATTCGGCTGGGATGGGAAGAAGTGCAACGATTGAAAGGTATTGCCCATTTAGCGAACCGCAACATCATGCAGGAATCTCTGGTTTCCATATAA
- a CDS encoding PSD1 domain-containing protein, which produces MVRLPGFLILLSLNVLLCAIPCCAEDITFEQHVRPILKAHCYLCHGEEEKPKGKLDLRLPSYIKKGGKSGAALQPGKADQSLLWQRIESDEMPEGLKKLNAAQKAIIRKWIEQGGKTLRPEPADPAALQITEEDRQHWAFQPIKKPAVPMVPARYQARTHIDAFIANRLNTQSIPFSPEADRRTWLRRVSFDLIGLPPSLEEIRTFLDDASPQAYDKVVHRLLQSPHYGERWGRHWLDVAGYSESEGTPGNEGVRPYAWKYRDYVIKSFHDDKPFDLFIQEQLAGDEMVARPFKLSDANVQEKLIATGFLRMGPDATQMDNSPAERNQAIAETIKIVSSSLFGLTVGCAQCHDHRYDPISHKDYYRFRAVFDPALDWQKWQQPNSRVVDATDEQAKKKADEIEAEAKKKDKAIDDDKVKLAQEIFDRELKKLPEADRPPAKAAIETPADKRSAEQIALLKKYPNVKELSFIKGFFVEYDPPSHKKFVARQEEVTKFRATKPPRDGIHCLVEPASHQPKSVLFHRGDHAQPRGEVTPGDLTILALHRTNSDLPIKDKSKLTTGRRLTLAKQLTDGTHPLVARVIVNRVWLHHFGTGLVNTPGDFGVLGEKPSHPELLDWLANDFMEHGWKLKRLHEMIVLSTTYRQQSKRLPELEKLDPDNRLLARMSVRRLEAEAVRDALLSASGQLNTDIYGPSVPVTEDYNGKAVLGERMVGSDGLFTGSLKAVGQQDKRRSIYLQARRRLPYSMLDTFDFPMMTPNCDARRCSTVPTQALFFLNDSMIQQQAEQLADRLLKELPDDKSRIARAFELLFAQSASAGEIEQGERWIAEQSAWFAKPGNSQWIQLLKKQTNDSAKKAWAAYCQVLMSTNRFLYVE; this is translated from the coding sequence ATGGTTCGCCTGCCTGGTTTTTTGATCCTGCTATCGCTCAACGTTTTGTTGTGCGCGATTCCATGTTGCGCCGAAGACATTACCTTTGAACAGCACGTTCGGCCCATCCTGAAGGCACATTGCTACCTGTGTCATGGCGAGGAAGAGAAACCCAAAGGGAAGCTTGATCTGCGTTTGCCTTCATACATCAAGAAAGGTGGCAAGTCGGGAGCTGCATTACAACCCGGGAAAGCTGATCAGAGTTTACTTTGGCAACGTATCGAATCGGACGAGATGCCGGAAGGGCTCAAGAAACTGAATGCGGCACAGAAAGCCATTATCAGGAAGTGGATCGAGCAGGGAGGTAAAACCCTTCGCCCTGAACCTGCTGACCCCGCTGCTCTGCAAATCACCGAAGAGGATCGCCAGCACTGGGCATTTCAGCCGATCAAGAAACCTGCAGTACCCATGGTGCCTGCACGGTATCAGGCACGCACGCATATTGATGCATTCATCGCGAACAGACTGAATACACAGTCGATTCCTTTTTCGCCCGAAGCAGATCGCAGAACCTGGCTGAGACGGGTGTCATTCGATCTGATTGGTTTGCCTCCTTCGCTTGAAGAGATCAGAACATTTCTCGATGATGCATCGCCCCAGGCTTATGACAAGGTGGTGCATCGGCTGTTGCAGTCCCCTCATTATGGCGAGCGCTGGGGCAGACATTGGCTTGATGTCGCTGGCTACAGTGAAAGCGAAGGCACGCCAGGCAACGAAGGCGTCAGGCCTTATGCCTGGAAGTATCGAGATTATGTCATCAAAAGTTTCCATGACGACAAACCGTTCGATCTCTTTATTCAGGAACAGCTTGCAGGCGACGAGATGGTGGCACGACCGTTCAAACTCAGCGACGCAAATGTTCAGGAAAAGCTGATTGCAACCGGGTTCCTTCGCATGGGGCCTGATGCCACGCAAATGGACAATTCGCCTGCTGAACGTAACCAGGCTATTGCAGAAACGATCAAGATTGTCAGCAGTTCACTGTTTGGGTTAACGGTAGGTTGTGCTCAGTGTCACGATCATCGGTACGATCCTATTTCGCACAAAGATTATTATCGCTTTCGGGCTGTGTTCGATCCGGCCCTCGATTGGCAGAAATGGCAACAGCCCAATAGCCGGGTGGTCGATGCAACCGATGAACAGGCCAAGAAGAAAGCTGATGAGATAGAGGCTGAGGCCAAAAAGAAAGACAAAGCCATTGATGACGACAAGGTGAAACTGGCTCAGGAGATTTTTGATCGCGAGCTCAAGAAGTTGCCTGAAGCAGATCGGCCTCCTGCCAAGGCAGCTATTGAAACACCGGCAGACAAGCGCTCTGCTGAGCAGATAGCACTGCTCAAGAAATATCCCAACGTGAAAGAGTTGAGTTTTATCAAAGGTTTCTTTGTAGAGTACGATCCGCCTTCGCACAAGAAGTTTGTCGCCAGACAGGAAGAGGTGACGAAGTTCCGAGCGACCAAACCACCGCGTGATGGCATCCATTGCCTGGTGGAGCCTGCGTCTCATCAGCCCAAAAGTGTGCTGTTCCATCGAGGTGATCATGCCCAGCCTCGCGGCGAAGTGACTCCAGGCGATCTGACAATCCTGGCTTTGCATCGAACCAATTCCGACCTGCCCATCAAAGACAAATCCAAACTGACAACAGGTCGCAGGCTGACGCTGGCTAAACAACTGACCGATGGAACACATCCCCTTGTTGCCCGTGTCATTGTCAATCGTGTCTGGCTACATCATTTCGGGACAGGTCTGGTCAACACCCCAGGCGATTTTGGCGTTTTGGGTGAGAAACCCAGCCATCCCGAATTGCTTGATTGGTTAGCCAACGATTTCATGGAACATGGTTGGAAGCTGAAACGGCTGCATGAAATGATTGTGCTTTCTACGACTTATCGACAGCAATCTAAACGGTTGCCTGAACTGGAAAAACTGGATCCCGATAATCGTCTGCTTGCTCGCATGAGTGTACGCAGGCTGGAAGCGGAAGCTGTGCGTGATGCTTTGCTGAGTGCCAGCGGACAATTGAACACGGATATCTATGGCCCATCGGTGCCGGTGACCGAAGATTACAACGGCAAGGCGGTGCTGGGCGAACGCATGGTCGGCTCGGATGGTTTGTTTACGGGTTCATTGAAAGCCGTAGGCCAACAGGATAAACGCCGAAGTATCTATTTGCAGGCACGCAGGCGGCTGCCTTACAGCATGCTCGATACGTTTGATTTCCCCATGATGACACCGAACTGCGATGCACGCCGGTGCTCAACTGTTCCAACGCAAGCCTTGTTCTTCCTGAACGATTCCATGATTCAGCAGCAGGCGGAACAGCTCGCAGACCGACTGCTTAAGGAATTACCAGACGATAAAAGTCGAATTGCACGAGCCTTTGAACTGCTGTTTGCTCAAAGTGCTTCAGCGGGTGAAATAGAACAAGGAGAACGCTGGATAGCTGAACAGTCTGCCTGGTTCGCCAAGCCAGGCAACTCGCAATGGATACAGTTGCTCAAAAAGCAGACAAACGATTCAGCAAAGAAAGCATGGGCAGCATATTGCCAGGTGCTGATGAGCACCAATCGGTTTTTGTATGTCGAATAG
- a CDS encoding ABC transporter permease, whose product MSNLGHAIVFFLRTAWHIPGVLLKPGWWVPHWASALLGVLPLAAAAGLAMGVIAWLQLRGLLAPYGSVEALPRVLLLTVVWEFGPIAVAFVAAGRLGAGLAAELAALKESEQIDAAQVLGIRIIPRLVAPRVLGCILAMPILTVFVDYLALASSFTAEALAGTMTWMEFARASLMYLNLLDSILSVLKTCVFGYLIACAGCYAGLRASGGAVAVGRAATQGVVRATLLILLADVLLVKVIQLIVG is encoded by the coding sequence ATGTCCAACCTCGGTCACGCTATCGTCTTCTTCCTTCGCACCGCGTGGCATATCCCTGGGGTGTTGCTAAAACCAGGCTGGTGGGTGCCTCATTGGGCCAGTGCCCTGTTGGGAGTATTGCCTTTAGCAGCAGCGGCTGGGCTTGCCATGGGTGTCATTGCCTGGTTGCAACTGCGTGGACTGTTGGCGCCCTATGGCAGTGTGGAAGCGTTGCCTCGCGTGTTGCTGCTGACCGTCGTTTGGGAGTTTGGACCGATAGCGGTGGCGTTTGTCGCAGCAGGCCGACTCGGTGCCGGGTTGGCTGCAGAGTTGGCCGCACTCAAGGAAAGTGAACAGATCGATGCTGCCCAGGTGCTGGGCATTCGCATCATCCCCAGGTTGGTTGCCCCGCGTGTGCTCGGTTGCATTCTCGCCATGCCTATCCTGACGGTGTTTGTCGATTACCTGGCATTGGCATCGAGTTTCACCGCGGAAGCGCTGGCAGGAACGATGACCTGGATGGAGTTCGCCCGGGCCAGCCTGATGTATCTGAACCTGCTCGACAGTATTCTTTCAGTTCTCAAGACCTGCGTGTTCGGCTACCTGATCGCATGTGCCGGGTGTTATGCAGGCCTACGAGCCAGCGGCGGTGCAGTGGCAGTAGGCCGGGCAGCGACGCAAGGCGTGGTGCGGGCCACGCTGCTGATCCTGCTGGCGGATGTCCTCCTCGTTAAGGTGATTCAGTTGATAGTTGGTTGA
- a CDS encoding AAA family ATPase translates to MAELLPISPPNPVPAPPKANPDVLPPGELVLVDGVPGVGKSRFACVFAAAYTYTPTKDDNQCISLFISSPQQRELRAIHLHPQEPIYSHLREVIYSNTEDSQTPEHLLQFIEQNVREHKPLLLVVDEVEELLDDAANAPEAALLHFWTKLRELAKETNCIILAPRSQGMHENRQYGAFARTGSQCARIIHTLHYHPTNPSFRVLTNVKNQYGIIGTQYRAEFHPNGRLYLRDLAPHQHVRPARQTQTWQPDSEVDMLSDELMVHVVNIMKGKPIRKKVLEAEILKRGYSKRAFTRMMATAKLPSGRHGLNWYYLPSPEILALFKEEQKYNDSIKACQPVAESSSEDEGDSDEMDFSDETPAQRADTKVYDNARKEIMKQLAEIMARTQRAAGGRSETEASPAPTSKV, encoded by the coding sequence ATGGCTGAGCTGCTTCCGATTTCGCCGCCTAACCCTGTCCCTGCGCCACCCAAGGCTAACCCCGACGTGTTGCCTCCAGGCGAACTCGTACTTGTCGATGGCGTTCCAGGCGTGGGCAAATCGCGGTTCGCCTGCGTTTTCGCCGCTGCTTACACCTACACGCCGACCAAAGATGACAATCAGTGCATCTCCCTCTTCATCAGTTCGCCGCAGCAGCGTGAACTGCGGGCGATCCATCTGCATCCCCAGGAACCCATCTACTCGCACCTTCGCGAAGTCATCTACTCGAATACTGAAGACTCACAAACACCAGAACACCTGCTTCAGTTCATCGAACAGAACGTCCGCGAACACAAGCCTCTGCTGCTCGTAGTCGATGAAGTGGAAGAACTGCTCGACGATGCCGCGAACGCTCCCGAAGCAGCCTTGCTCCACTTCTGGACGAAGCTCCGCGAACTCGCGAAAGAAACCAACTGCATCATCCTCGCACCACGTTCGCAAGGCATGCACGAAAATCGCCAATACGGAGCCTTCGCCCGCACCGGCTCGCAATGTGCCCGCATCATCCATACGCTCCATTATCACCCCACCAACCCATCGTTCCGCGTGCTCACCAACGTCAAAAACCAGTACGGTATCATCGGCACACAGTACCGTGCCGAGTTTCATCCGAACGGCAGACTCTACTTGCGCGACTTGGCGCCACACCAACACGTGCGACCAGCCAGACAGACGCAAACCTGGCAACCCGATTCCGAAGTGGACATGCTCAGCGACGAATTGATGGTTCATGTCGTTAACATCATGAAGGGCAAACCCATCCGCAAGAAAGTGCTCGAAGCTGAAATTCTCAAACGTGGCTACTCCAAACGAGCCTTCACCCGCATGATGGCCACCGCTAAGCTGCCCAGTGGCCGACATGGCCTTAACTGGTACTACCTGCCCAGCCCAGAGATACTTGCACTTTTCAAGGAAGAGCAGAAGTACAACGATAGCATCAAAGCATGCCAACCCGTTGCAGAATCGTCATCAGAAGATGAAGGTGATTCGGACGAGATGGATTTCTCCGATGAGACCCCGGCTCAGCGTGCCGACACCAAAGTTTACGATAATGCCCGCAAGGAAATCATGAAGCAACTGGCTGAAATCATGGCGCGCACACAGCGCGCTGCAGGTGGCCGCTCTGAGACAGAAGCCTCACCGGCACCTACCAGTAAAGTGTGA